A stretch of Aerococcus urinaehominis DNA encodes these proteins:
- a CDS encoding DUF4430 domain-containing protein: protein MRKKLVSLFSIVLVLAACAGQPQTASEAASQAKTSQASNESALVAGKLDIQVDGQSITSGPQEHMFDSNLSLLDNMQQWYEIEGKEGFIETIEGQSQDEAQSRYWLYTVNGEMVNVGADEYYVQAGDVIIWNLASI from the coding sequence ATGAGAAAGAAATTAGTAAGTTTATTCAGTATCGTCCTAGTATTAGCAGCCTGTGCTGGTCAGCCTCAAACAGCATCTGAGGCTGCTAGCCAAGCCAAAACTAGTCAAGCTAGTAATGAATCAGCTCTAGTGGCTGGTAAGTTAGATATTCAAGTTGATGGTCAATCAATCACTTCCGGCCCCCAAGAGCATATGTTCGATTCCAATTTATCTTTATTGGATAATATGCAGCAATGGTATGAAATTGAGGGGAAAGAAGGCTTTATTGAAACGATTGAAGGTCAGAGCCAAGATGAAGCCCAGTCTCGCTATTGGCTGTATACGGTCAATGGTGAGATGGTTAATGTCGGTGCTGATGAATATTACGTGCAGGCAGGCGATGTCATTATCTGGAATTTAGCAAGTATCTAG
- a CDS encoding bifunctional folylpolyglutamate synthase/dihydrofolate synthase gives MKYQALAQLIPSLEHTDMRLGLDNIRQFMASLDNPQDATPTIHVAGTNGKGSTANFMADILQAAGYRVGLYTSPALVEMNERIRVNQENISDQDLTYWANFVQEHLLARGMHLTFFERLTAIAWLYFDSMNVDIIVLEVGLGGRLDATNIIRKPILSMICKIALDHQAVLGDDLLTIAREKAGIIKNGCPVTVYRQSPLVYQEIARIAANHQAHLYTWQAADIQMVEANIQSQRFNFKGESYQLAMAADYQVENACHAILACQCLQKQGWLISPTDIKTALAKSQWPGRYENMSQVAHLPFIIDGSHNEDGLMALERNLASWPRDYPRVAIVGMLADKQNDRALAQMMKQFDVIYTVPVASERSLTSQALASKLQAYLKASSQLIVCQEVGEALKQAMAFQEAHQPSLICAFGSLYLVGQIKDFLGQIA, from the coding sequence ATGAAATACCAAGCTTTAGCCCAGCTTATTCCCAGTTTAGAACATACTGATATGCGACTAGGATTAGACAACATCCGCCAGTTCATGGCAAGTCTAGATAATCCTCAAGATGCGACACCAACTATTCATGTTGCTGGTACTAATGGTAAGGGATCAACAGCCAATTTTATGGCAGATATTCTGCAAGCAGCTGGTTACCGGGTGGGGCTTTATACCTCACCTGCCTTGGTAGAAATGAATGAACGTATTAGAGTTAATCAAGAAAATATTAGTGACCAAGACCTGACTTATTGGGCTAACTTTGTCCAGGAGCATTTGTTAGCAAGAGGGATGCATTTAACCTTTTTTGAACGGCTAACAGCGATTGCTTGGCTGTATTTTGACAGTATGAATGTGGATATTATAGTGCTCGAAGTAGGATTAGGGGGTCGACTTGATGCGACTAATATTATAAGAAAGCCAATTTTAAGCATGATTTGCAAAATTGCCCTCGACCACCAGGCCGTGTTAGGCGATGATTTGTTGACTATCGCTAGAGAAAAAGCAGGCATTATTAAAAATGGTTGTCCGGTCACTGTTTACCGGCAGAGTCCGCTGGTCTATCAGGAAATTGCCAGAATTGCTGCCAACCACCAGGCGCATTTGTACACTTGGCAAGCTGCTGATATACAAATGGTAGAGGCAAATATTCAGAGTCAAAGATTTAATTTTAAGGGTGAAAGCTACCAGTTAGCTATGGCAGCAGACTATCAAGTCGAGAATGCCTGTCATGCAATTTTGGCTTGCCAATGCTTGCAAAAGCAAGGCTGGCTGATCAGTCCCACGGATATAAAAACAGCCTTGGCTAAATCTCAGTGGCCCGGCCGGTATGAGAATATGAGCCAAGTAGCTCACTTGCCCTTTATAATTGATGGCTCTCACAATGAAGATGGGTTAATGGCTTTAGAACGCAACTTAGCAAGTTGGCCTCGCGATTACCCACGGGTTGCAATTGTGGGTATGTTAGCAGACAAGCAAAATGATAGGGCACTGGCCCAGATGATGAAACAGTTCGATGTGATATATACTGTGCCTGTGGCATCGGAGCGGAGCTTGACTAGTCAAGCTTTAGCTAGTAAGTTGCAAGCCTATTTAAAAGCCAGTAGTCAGCTAATCGTATGCCAGGAAGTTGGTGAGGCGCTTAAACAGGCGATGGCATTTCAGGAGGCCCACCAACCAAGTTTAATATGTGCTTTTGGCTCTTTATATTTAGTGGGTCAAATCAAAGATTTTTTGGGTCAAATTGCTTAG
- a CDS encoding Asp23/Gls24 family envelope stress response protein produces the protein MNQEKDVATLTFDEKTIERLASQAAIAVDGVIATKGNFFDRIQAQYDEYFNEAGQAQNEEASGVNVKTDQIEVVCDMAIIVEYGKNIPDIFHQIESQVKERVENATGLKVVQVNVNVVDILTEAEYSNLYMKSRD, from the coding sequence ATGAACCAGGAAAAAGATGTAGCCACTTTAACCTTTGATGAAAAAACGATTGAACGCTTGGCTAGCCAAGCGGCCATTGCTGTTGATGGTGTCATTGCGACCAAGGGTAATTTTTTTGATCGGATTCAAGCTCAGTATGATGAGTATTTCAATGAGGCGGGTCAAGCTCAAAATGAAGAAGCTAGCGGTGTTAATGTAAAAACAGACCAAATTGAGGTTGTTTGTGACATGGCGATTATTGTTGAATATGGTAAAAATATTCCAGATATTTTCCATCAAATCGAAAGTCAGGTTAAGGAGCGGGTGGAAAATGCGACCGGCCTTAAGGTTGTCCAGGTTAATGTTAATGTCGTGGATATTCTAACCGAAGCTGAATATTCAAACCTATATATGAAATCTAGAGATTAA
- the murC gene encoding UDP-N-acetylmuramate--L-alanine ligase, which produces MDKDLIYFFIGIKGSGMSALALILHQMGYQVAGSDVADYFFTQKGLDEAGIDIVSFDPDHIQPGMVAIAGNAYKDDHPQIERAKVLGLEVTRYHYFLGNLIKDFTSVAITGSHGKTSTTGLMAHVMSGMANTNYLIGDGTGYGQAGADFFVLEADEYRHHFLAYHPNYAIFTNIDFDHPDFYKDIDQVYAANLNFAKQVKDKVIAFGGDERLRSFRDEGIDVWYYGLEADNEIQARNIIRDVHGSHFDVYIQGEKYGHFDIPSFGKHSVLNALAVIGFCYLEGFSADQVAQELVSFAGVKRRFSEKEIAGTVLIDDYAHHPSEIIATIDAARQKYPDKQLVAVFQPHTYSRTLALLDEFSQALDLADAVFLCDIFASARESDTHIVSIQDLANRVTKPVQVLDGQDFQDLLAYQGQVVLFMGAGDVMKYGNAYADQLTDA; this is translated from the coding sequence ATGGATAAAGATTTAATTTACTTTTTTATAGGCATTAAGGGTTCAGGGATGAGTGCATTAGCATTAATCCTCCACCAAATGGGTTACCAAGTCGCAGGATCTGATGTAGCAGATTACTTTTTTACACAAAAGGGTCTTGATGAGGCCGGCATTGACATTGTTTCTTTTGATCCTGACCATATTCAACCAGGTATGGTGGCGATTGCGGGTAATGCCTATAAGGACGATCATCCACAAATTGAACGTGCCAAAGTACTTGGTTTAGAAGTTACCCGTTATCACTACTTCCTTGGTAACCTCATCAAAGATTTTACCAGCGTAGCAATTACCGGTTCTCATGGTAAAACTTCTACTACAGGCTTGATGGCTCATGTTATGTCAGGTATGGCGAATACTAACTATTTAATCGGTGATGGTACTGGTTATGGCCAGGCAGGGGCAGACTTCTTTGTCCTAGAAGCTGATGAATATCGTCATCATTTTTTAGCCTATCATCCTAACTATGCAATTTTCACCAATATTGATTTTGATCATCCAGATTTTTATAAAGATATTGACCAGGTTTATGCTGCTAATTTGAATTTTGCTAAACAGGTTAAAGATAAAGTTATTGCCTTTGGTGGTGATGAGCGTTTAAGAAGTTTCCGGGATGAGGGGATTGATGTTTGGTATTATGGCTTAGAAGCAGACAATGAAATCCAGGCCCGTAATATTATCCGTGATGTGCACGGTTCTCACTTCGATGTGTACATTCAAGGGGAAAAATATGGTCATTTCGATATCCCTAGTTTTGGTAAACATAGTGTGTTGAATGCCTTAGCAGTGATTGGTTTTTGCTATTTAGAAGGCTTTAGTGCCGATCAAGTAGCTCAGGAGCTAGTCAGTTTTGCTGGCGTGAAACGTCGTTTTAGTGAAAAAGAGATAGCAGGGACGGTCTTAATTGATGATTATGCCCACCATCCATCTGAAATTATTGCGACAATTGATGCAGCTCGGCAAAAATATCCGGATAAGCAGTTGGTAGCCGTTTTCCAACCACATACCTACAGTCGTACCTTGGCCTTATTAGATGAATTTTCTCAGGCTTTAGATTTGGCTGATGCCGTTTTCCTCTGTGATATTTTCGCTTCTGCACGTGAATCAGATACTCATATTGTTAGTATTCAGGATTTGGCTAACCGTGTTACTAAGCCAGTCCAAGTGCTAGATGGTCAAGATTTCCAAGATTTATTAGCCTATCAAGGACAGGTCGTACTCTTTATGGGGGCCGGTGATGTGATGAAGTATGGTAATGCATATGCAGACCAACTAACTGATGCTTAG
- a CDS encoding M3 family oligoendopeptidase, which yields MNVKNTWDFDSIYPGGLSGQDFSNDLAQIQHELKQLTCASKQFKLDTNNLPAWESLLADLMAAELKLGQLITFVQMVADNDIHDSQPGVYLDQLASYQQIYLEAYQAVIRQYGAVTESDWHRAINSSSYLQSMSLVLNEGRQDSLALLAPETERLVAALDKDGLAAWSQIYDTASSALKISFQAEGEIRHLSVGQAQNRLSADPDPQVRETIFQAWEEAFSRQENLFADILNHLAGYRLTLQTEHGDRHALTEPLRTNRMTKASLDSIWQVVTDNKSDFIAYLAAKADLLGVDRLAWQDVEAPLPLAGEDSELSFEEAGHFVVDQFSKFGPKLANFAKQALANHIVEAENRDNKRPGGYCTDVPFADGSRIFMTFTGAMSDTQTLAHELGHAFHSQVLLGEKWWNQKYPMNLAETASTLNELIVADASLQAATSIADQLKFLDLKLNNAIAMFMNIHARFIFEDKFYQQRRQGILTAQALNDLMVAAQREAYQDSLASYHPHFWASKLHFYIDQPAFYNFPYTFGYLFSLGLYARYQEQPEGFEDWYINLLRDTGKLTAEDLALKHLGQDLSQPDFWQAAIDISCQDAKRFVQLAKAYQEGAR from the coding sequence ATGAATGTAAAGAATACCTGGGATTTTGATTCAATTTATCCAGGAGGCTTATCGGGTCAAGATTTTTCAAATGATTTGGCTCAAATTCAGCATGAATTAAAACAGCTTACCTGTGCGAGTAAACAATTTAAGTTGGATACTAATAATTTACCGGCTTGGGAAAGCTTGCTGGCGGACTTGATGGCAGCTGAACTGAAATTAGGTCAATTGATTACCTTTGTGCAAATGGTGGCTGATAATGATATCCATGATAGTCAGCCGGGCGTTTATTTAGATCAACTGGCCAGCTATCAGCAAATATATCTTGAAGCTTATCAGGCCGTTATCCGCCAGTATGGAGCAGTTACAGAATCAGATTGGCACAGGGCAATTAATAGCAGTAGTTACTTACAGTCAATGAGTCTAGTTCTTAATGAAGGTAGACAAGACAGCCTAGCTCTTTTGGCACCAGAGACGGAGCGCCTAGTTGCTGCTCTTGATAAGGATGGGCTAGCTGCTTGGTCACAAATTTATGATACAGCTAGCTCAGCTTTAAAAATTTCATTTCAAGCTGAGGGTGAGATACGTCATCTGTCGGTGGGCCAGGCACAAAACCGCCTGTCCGCTGATCCTGATCCTCAGGTAAGAGAGACCATCTTTCAAGCTTGGGAAGAGGCTTTTAGTCGGCAGGAGAACTTATTCGCGGACATCTTAAACCACCTGGCAGGTTATCGTCTGACCTTGCAAACTGAACATGGTGATAGGCATGCGCTAACTGAACCCCTGCGGACCAATCGAATGACTAAAGCAAGTTTAGATAGTATTTGGCAGGTAGTTACGGATAATAAAAGTGATTTTATAGCTTATCTAGCGGCTAAGGCGGACTTGTTGGGAGTTGATCGGTTGGCCTGGCAAGATGTTGAAGCCCCTTTACCCTTGGCTGGAGAGGATTCTGAGCTAAGTTTTGAAGAAGCTGGGCATTTTGTGGTTGACCAATTTAGTAAATTTGGACCTAAACTGGCAAATTTTGCTAAGCAGGCGCTGGCTAATCATATTGTTGAAGCAGAAAACCGTGATAATAAGCGACCAGGTGGCTATTGTACTGATGTGCCCTTTGCTGATGGTAGCCGCATTTTTATGACTTTTACCGGGGCGATGTCTGATACTCAAACCTTGGCTCATGAACTTGGCCATGCTTTTCATAGTCAGGTTCTGCTTGGAGAGAAATGGTGGAACCAGAAATATCCAATGAATCTAGCAGAAACAGCTTCGACCCTTAATGAGCTGATTGTCGCAGATGCCAGCCTTCAAGCTGCTACTAGCATCGCTGATCAGTTGAAGTTTCTAGACCTCAAACTTAATAATGCCATTGCCATGTTTATGAATATTCACGCCCGTTTTATTTTTGAAGACAAGTTCTACCAACAACGGCGGCAAGGCATACTAACTGCGCAAGCCCTCAATGATTTGATGGTAGCGGCACAAAGAGAGGCTTATCAAGATAGTCTAGCCAGCTATCATCCGCATTTTTGGGCCAGTAAACTTCATTTTTATATTGACCAGCCTGCTTTTTATAATTTTCCTTATACTTTTGGTTACTTGTTTAGTTTAGGCCTTTATGCGCGCTATCAAGAACAACCTGAAGGCTTTGAAGATTGGTATATTAACTTACTTAGAGACACTGGTAAGTTAACAGCTGAGGATTTGGCTCTTAAACATTTGGGTCAGGATTTAAGCCAGCCAGATTTTTGGCAGGCCGCTATAGATATTAGTTGCCAAGATGCTAAACGTTTTGTGCAATTAGCCAAGGCCTATCAGGAAGGAGCACGGTAA
- a CDS encoding LLM class flavin-dependent oxidoreductase, with product MKNKWIDTSQGVEFGIISLGDYFPDLDQQIHVSQEDRLLNMVKLGQAAEEMGYNLFGVGESHQAEYISSAPELILSHIAALTHRIKLSSATTVLSLHDPVRVYENFATLDLLSGGRAETMLGRGSRHQAYQLFGYDLRDYDELFADKLDLLLALNHDQPTTWSGQYRPDLDQAELYPKPLNNQLPIWRVVGQSTSSAREAGSQGLPANFSYLWTGSSLFNKRVDIYRQALQDHGYSVDQVPISISGALFIADDTNEALALAYQQMQHTFKLIHGINMNKQDFINARSYKHPLMVGNAQLIKDKLLYQYEQFNYQRFTFEIDNGNRQHQVHDQMARFADQVMEPVKEATKS from the coding sequence ATGAAAAACAAATGGATTGATACTAGCCAAGGCGTCGAATTTGGCATCATAAGTTTGGGTGACTACTTTCCTGACTTAGACCAGCAAATTCATGTTAGCCAGGAAGACCGCTTGCTAAACATGGTTAAGCTTGGTCAGGCTGCTGAAGAGATGGGCTATAACCTCTTTGGCGTTGGCGAAAGTCACCAAGCTGAATATATTTCCTCTGCTCCCGAACTCATCCTATCCCACATAGCCGCTCTCACTCATCGCATTAAACTGTCGTCGGCCACTACTGTCCTCAGCCTCCACGATCCGGTCCGAGTTTACGAAAATTTTGCTACGCTCGACCTCCTGTCTGGCGGTAGGGCTGAAACAATGTTAGGACGCGGCTCTCGCCATCAAGCTTATCAGCTCTTTGGTTATGATTTACGTGATTATGATGAATTATTTGCTGACAAACTTGACCTTTTACTAGCCCTTAATCATGACCAGCCAACGACCTGGTCGGGCCAATATCGTCCAGACCTTGATCAAGCAGAGCTCTACCCTAAACCTTTAAACAACCAGCTACCAATCTGGCGGGTAGTCGGCCAATCAACCAGTTCTGCTAGAGAAGCCGGTAGCCAAGGTCTACCAGCTAATTTCTCCTATTTATGGACAGGATCTAGTCTTTTTAATAAGCGGGTAGATATTTACCGGCAAGCCCTGCAAGACCATGGCTATTCGGTTGACCAAGTGCCCATTTCTATTTCAGGTGCCTTATTTATCGCCGATGATACCAATGAGGCCTTGGCCCTAGCCTATCAGCAAATGCAGCATACCTTTAAGCTAATTCATGGGATAAATATGAACAAACAAGACTTTATCAATGCGCGTTCCTATAAACACCCGCTTATGGTGGGTAATGCCCAGTTAATCAAGGACAAGCTACTTTACCAGTACGAACAATTTAACTACCAAAGATTTACCTTTGAAATTGATAATGGTAACCGACAACACCAGGTGCACGATCAAATGGCTAGGTTTGCCGACCAGGTCATGGAGCCAGTTAAAGAAGCGACCAAGTCTTAG
- a CDS encoding serine hydrolase — protein sequence MHLFISVLSLVMLVAFLIFVIIFLIKLYQKTHPNREFYYALIPIILLTSLIVIHTWLTSQQAHKQKIVYDYQQEQARAAEQLAQWKNKQAHFDQAVQQLASDYQIDLAYTIRNHEGQILNHYQGDKLMNKASTFKPLLATTALLAHTDQASQEPLKALINPMIIYSDNSGIETLMVQSGGFLEFYQQASQMGYPAIAQLTPEGDSGTTSNELSQFYFDLDHDKWLQGQEKAYLMDLLARSEEPIPFLHHEDLDYYNKYGLLDDGRGTYNEAGILELASQKRYYIAFLTEGWLSQNKTEQTDEFFKQLDKLICQYLYEGEANEKQMD from the coding sequence ATGCACTTATTCATATCGGTCTTATCTTTAGTTATGCTAGTTGCATTCCTAATTTTTGTTATTATCTTCTTAATCAAACTATATCAAAAAACTCATCCCAACCGAGAATTTTATTATGCTTTAATTCCGATAATTTTACTAACTAGCCTAATTGTAATCCATACCTGGTTGACTAGTCAGCAAGCCCACAAACAAAAAATCGTCTATGACTACCAACAAGAACAAGCACGGGCAGCAGAACAACTGGCACAATGGAAAAATAAACAAGCCCATTTTGATCAGGCAGTGCAACAATTGGCCTCAGACTATCAGATTGATTTAGCCTATACTATTAGAAATCATGAGGGACAAATTCTTAACCATTATCAGGGGGATAAACTGATGAATAAGGCGTCAACCTTTAAACCCCTTCTAGCTACTACCGCCCTCTTAGCCCACACAGATCAAGCAAGTCAGGAACCGCTTAAAGCGCTCATTAATCCCATGATTATCTACTCGGATAATAGTGGTATTGAAACGCTAATGGTGCAATCAGGTGGCTTTTTAGAATTTTATCAGCAGGCTAGCCAAATGGGCTATCCTGCTATTGCCCAACTAACACCTGAAGGAGATAGTGGGACGACCAGCAATGAGCTTAGCCAATTTTACTTTGATTTAGACCATGATAAATGGTTGCAGGGACAAGAAAAAGCTTACTTGATGGACTTACTGGCTCGCAGTGAGGAACCGATTCCCTTTCTCCACCATGAAGACCTGGACTATTATAATAAATACGGCCTACTCGACGATGGTCGTGGTACTTATAACGAAGCTGGCATTTTAGAGCTAGCTAGTCAAAAACGCTATTATATAGCCTTTCTCACTGAAGGCTGGCTCAGTCAAAATAAAACAGAGCAAACTGATGAATTTTTTAAGCAACTAGACAAATTAATTTGTCAATATTTATATGAAGGAGAAGCTAATGAAAAACAAATGGATTGA
- a CDS encoding DUF924 family protein produces the protein MTNYQEILDFWFKELNPDQHFTADDQLDQEIAHRFGQIHTAARQSQLYAWRDNLDSALAEIIILDQFSRNLFRGNWRSYSQDGMALALAQQAIARFNTNQLTSQERSFLYMPYMHSESLAIHDQAMMLFSSDPGLAETLEYEVAHYKIIKAFNRYPFRNQALGRQSTPEEEDFLANFTGF, from the coding sequence ATGACTAACTACCAAGAAATACTTGATTTTTGGTTTAAAGAACTCAATCCCGACCAGCATTTTACAGCCGATGACCAACTAGACCAAGAAATAGCCCATCGTTTCGGTCAAATTCATACAGCCGCCCGTCAGAGTCAACTATACGCCTGGCGAGATAACTTAGATAGTGCCTTAGCTGAAATCATAATCCTTGATCAATTTTCCCGTAATCTTTTTCGCGGTAATTGGCGTTCTTACTCCCAAGATGGTATGGCCTTGGCTCTTGCCCAACAAGCCATAGCCCGCTTTAATACTAACCAATTAACCAGTCAAGAACGCAGTTTTTTATATATGCCCTACATGCACTCTGAATCGCTAGCTATTCATGACCAAGCCATGATGCTCTTTTCCAGCGACCCTGGTCTAGCTGAGACCTTAGAATATGAGGTAGCCCACTATAAGATTATTAAGGCTTTCAACCGCTACCCCTTCCGAAACCAAGCTTTAGGTCGTCAATCTACCCCCGAAGAAGAAGATTTTCTAGCTAACTTTACCGGTTTTTAA
- a CDS encoding nucleoid-associated protein produces MDIKQAILHIYDPDSQASVLSQHSLALDKPVTKEYIEAMVDKVIATSKQKSGQLGPSARQAQLDQVQADNFISQSQELSQDLMDIFKANPDIPPADLLWLRLAIDGYEFVGCIKLNHSSSMTHHIDYQDEALATSLLNHQAILPSKTQAIDEGFLYCQSTGEYFLVEKKHLLVSQGERGYYLSQTFMAIQEPPASMQEDLQVLKRAITKTADQYADPAYQDLAQAKQVLMSHLEDTEEVVQADFARALYPDNPGKQATYLDQATTLGLGEATAIKEEYLTARMHKQKLRLSNGIELSIPLDIYQDPQFVEFKNNPDGTVQVVLKNIESIKNLF; encoded by the coding sequence ATGGATATTAAACAAGCAATTTTACATATTTATGATCCGGACAGCCAGGCTAGTGTGCTATCCCAGCACAGTTTGGCTTTGGATAAGCCCGTGACTAAGGAATACATTGAGGCTATGGTGGACAAGGTAATAGCCACTAGCAAACAAAAATCAGGTCAGCTAGGACCTTCTGCTCGCCAGGCTCAGTTAGACCAAGTGCAAGCCGATAATTTTATCAGTCAAAGCCAGGAGCTCAGTCAGGATTTAATGGATATTTTCAAAGCCAATCCTGATATTCCGCCAGCTGACCTCTTGTGGCTACGTTTAGCGATTGATGGCTATGAATTTGTAGGTTGTATTAAGTTAAATCATTCAAGCTCGATGACCCATCATATAGACTACCAGGATGAGGCGCTAGCGACTAGCCTGCTCAACCATCAAGCAATTCTACCTAGTAAAACTCAAGCTATTGATGAGGGCTTTTTATATTGTCAATCGACAGGAGAATACTTTCTGGTTGAAAAGAAACACCTGCTTGTCAGTCAAGGTGAACGTGGTTATTATCTTAGCCAAACTTTCATGGCCATTCAAGAACCACCGGCTAGCATGCAAGAGGACCTGCAAGTTTTGAAACGGGCCATTACTAAGACCGCTGACCAGTATGCTGACCCTGCCTATCAGGATTTAGCTCAAGCAAAACAAGTACTGATGTCTCACCTTGAGGATACTGAGGAAGTGGTACAAGCAGATTTTGCTAGGGCACTTTATCCGGATAATCCAGGTAAGCAAGCGACTTACTTGGATCAAGCGACGACTTTAGGTTTGGGGGAAGCGACGGCAATCAAGGAGGAATACCTGACAGCCAGGATGCACAAGCAGAAGTTGCGCTTGTCAAACGGAATTGAACTATCCATACCCTTGGATATCTATCAAGACCCACAGTTTGTAGAATTTAAAAATAACCCGGACGGGACTGTCCAGGTTGTTTTGAAAAATATCGAATCAATAAAAAATTTATTCTAA
- the ytpR gene encoding YtpR family tRNA-binding protein, which translates to MWIAFYNPRGVGDVLMLMCQDVPSQEIAIEEVGDVTHLYHRETRETVGYNIHNVSNLVTIEGQGPVKLTAGQIERINQNLYDKNFATIDYQDEAKIVVGYVDSCQPMENSDHLNITQTRVDDAEEARQIVCGASNVRSGMRVVVALPGAVMPDGSVISPGELRGYASYGMLCSAYELGLDPDRQRPGILEIKDSVPLGTPIDEITPADFA; encoded by the coding sequence ATGTGGATTGCTTTTTATAACCCCCGGGGTGTCGGGGATGTTTTAATGTTGATGTGTCAAGATGTACCGAGCCAAGAAATTGCAATTGAAGAAGTGGGGGATGTTACCCACCTGTATCATCGAGAAACGCGAGAAACAGTTGGTTATAATATTCACAATGTGTCTAACCTAGTAACGATTGAGGGTCAAGGGCCAGTGAAATTAACGGCCGGCCAAATCGAACGTATTAATCAGAACTTGTACGATAAAAATTTTGCAACAATTGACTACCAGGATGAGGCCAAAATTGTAGTGGGCTATGTTGATAGCTGCCAGCCAATGGAAAATTCTGACCACCTTAACATTACCCAAACACGGGTTGATGATGCGGAGGAAGCTCGCCAGATTGTATGTGGTGCAAGTAACGTGCGCTCAGGTATGCGGGTAGTGGTGGCCCTACCAGGTGCCGTTATGCCCGACGGCAGTGTTATTTCTCCGGGTGAGCTGCGTGGATATGCCAGCTATGGTATGCTCTGTTCAGCTTATGAGCTAGGTTTAGATCCTGACCGACAAAGACCGGGAATTCTTGAAATTAAAGATAGTGTGCCTTTAGGTACGCCGATTGATGAGATTACTCCCGCAGATTTTGCCTAA
- a CDS encoding UTP--glucose-1-phosphate uridylyltransferase: MSGLNIKRAVIPAAGLGTRFLPSSKAMAKEIIPIVDKPTIQFIVEEALAAGIEEIMIITGRSKRSIEDHFDANYELEENLSSKQKDQLLGLVRETTLFNIQFKRQHYPAGLGDAVMQAKSFVGNEPFLLMLGDDIMVSDPVASKMMVDLATDLSSPLIAGQALANDQVSHYGIMQTHTNDQTSPIINLVEKPADDSYGNLAVIGRYILTPEIFDYLATTPVNPNSGELELTDALNRYAQDRKVYGFQYPGKWYEVGEPLGLVKASIQYALAHDQLKDDFRSYLKHEVIPNLK; the protein is encoded by the coding sequence ATGTCTGGCTTAAACATTAAACGTGCTGTTATTCCCGCAGCCGGACTAGGGACCCGATTTCTACCTAGTTCAAAGGCTATGGCCAAAGAAATTATTCCCATTGTTGATAAGCCTACGATTCAATTTATTGTTGAAGAGGCCTTGGCAGCGGGCATTGAGGAAATTATGATTATAACCGGCCGCTCTAAACGGTCTATAGAAGACCATTTTGATGCAAACTATGAATTGGAGGAGAATTTATCTTCCAAGCAAAAAGATCAGTTATTAGGCTTAGTGCGAGAGACAACTTTATTCAACATACAGTTTAAAAGGCAGCACTATCCAGCTGGTCTAGGTGATGCAGTGATGCAAGCGAAGAGTTTTGTCGGTAATGAGCCTTTTTTATTAATGCTTGGTGATGATATTATGGTCAGCGATCCGGTGGCTTCTAAAATGATGGTTGACCTGGCGACAGACTTGTCTAGTCCATTGATTGCGGGGCAGGCTTTGGCTAATGACCAGGTGTCTCACTATGGTATTATGCAAACTCACACTAATGATCAAACGAGCCCGATTATTAATCTGGTCGAAAAGCCGGCAGATGATAGCTATGGAAACTTAGCTGTTATTGGGCGTTATATCTTGACACCAGAAATTTTTGATTATCTAGCCACTACCCCGGTCAACCCTAATTCTGGTGAGCTTGAATTAACCGATGCCCTCAACCGCTATGCTCAAGATCGTAAAGTGTATGGTTTCCAATATCCTGGCAAGTGGTATGAAGTAGGAGAGCCGCTAGGATTGGTTAAAGCTAGTATTCAGTATGCTTTGGCTCATGATCAGCTTAAAGATGACTTTAGGAGTTATCTTAAGCATGAGGTTATCCCCAATTTGAAATAG